A single genomic interval of Marmota flaviventris isolate mMarFla1 chromosome 14, mMarFla1.hap1, whole genome shotgun sequence harbors:
- the Kdm3a gene encoding lysine-specific demethylase 3A isoform X1, whose translation MVLTLGESWPVLVGKRFLSLCAADGVDDDWDVQRVAEWPWLAGTVRAVSHPDVSRKDLKVCVEFDGESWRKRRWIEVYSLQRKAFLVEHNLVLAERKSPEISERTIQWPAIVYKPLLDKVGLGSITSVRFLGDQQSVFLSKDLLKPIQDVNNLRLSLTDNQSISKEFQALIVKHLDESHLLKGDKNLVGSEVKIYSLDPSTQWFSATVVNGNPASKTLQVNCEEIPALKIVDPSLIHVEVVHDNFVTYDNSARIGGVKRKSSENNGSLVSKQAKSCSEASPSMCPVQSVPTTAFKEILLGCTAATPPSKDPRQQSTPQTANSPPNLGAKIPQGCPKQSLPEELSSCLNTKPEGLRTKPDVCRAGLPSSQPAQVGPGDLKILSERRVGCDQPKMDTEQEGRLQPAPQPPLGLLKEGSPTEASPRAEAETVSTPELQKHPEHAPSTSDIFSEKPDVKAGVNCDSSHSCSGKMVEPSALGCQSQSVKETSGKVDNESCCTRSNNKIQNVPARKSVLTDPAKLKKLQQSGEAFVQDDSCVNIVAQLPKCRECRLDSLRKDKEQQKDSPVFCRFFHFRRLQFNKHGVLRVEGFLTPNKYDSEAIGLWLPLTRNVVGTDLDTAKYILANIGDHFCQMVISEKEAMSTIEPHRQVAWKRAVKGVREMCDVCDTTIFNLHWVCPRCGFGVCVDCYRMKRKNCQQGAAYKTFSWLRCVKSQIHEPENLMPTQIIPGKALYDVGDIVHSVRAKWGIKANCPCSNRQFKLFSKPASKEDLKQTSLVGEKLTLGAMLPQSPSVLEPVATSGEAASRPACSVRPACPASTAPLNWLADLTSGNVNKENKEKQPTMPILKNEIKCLPPLPPLSKSSTVLHTFNSTILTPVSNNNSGFLRNLLNSSSGKTENGLKNTPKILDDIFASLVQNKTSSDLSKRPQGLTIKPSILGFDTPHYWLCDNRLLCLQDPNNKSNWNVFRECWKQGQPVMVSGVHHRLNAELWKPESFRKEFGEQEVDLVNCRTNEIITGATVGDFWDGFEDVPNRLKNEKEPMVLKLKDWPPGEDFRDMMPSRFDDLMANIPLPEYTRRDGKLNLASRLPNYFVRPDLGPKMYNAYGLITPEDRKYGTTNLHLDVSDAANVMVYVGIPKGQCEQEEEVLRTIQDGDSDELTIKRFIEGKEKPGALWHIYAAKDTEKIREFLKKVSEEQGQENPADHDPIHDQSWYLDRSLRKRLHQEYGVQGWAIVQFLGDVVFIPAGAPHQVHNLYSCIKVAEDFVSPEHVKHCFWLTQEFRYLSQTHTNHEDKLQVKNVIYHAVKDAVAMLKASESSFSRP comes from the exons GTATGTGTCGAGTTTGATGGGGAATCTTGGAGGAAGAGAAGATGGATAGAAGTCTACAGCCTTCAGAGGAAAGCATTTTTGGTAGAACATAATTTGGTTTTGGCTGAACGAAAGTCACCTGAAATTTCTGAACGAACTATTCAGTGGCCTGCAATA gtgtACAAACCTTTGTTGGACAAAGTTGGTTTGGGATCCATAACTTCTGTTCGCTTCCTAGGAGATCAGCAAAGCGTATTTCTTTCCAAAGATCTTTTAAAGCCTATACAG GATGTAAACAATCTTCGGCTTTCCCTTACTGATAATCAGAGCATCAGTAAAGAATTTCAGGCTTTGATTGTGAAACATTTAGATGAAAGCCATCTTTTAAAAG gtgacAAAAACTTAGTTGGTTCAGAAGTAAAAATTTATAGTTTGGACCCATCTACTCAGTGGTTTTCAGCAACTGTTGTGAATGGAAACCCAGCATCTAAAACTCTTCAAGTCAACTGTGAGGAG attccAGCATTGAAAATTGTCGATCCCTCACTGATTCATGTTGAAGTTGTACATGATAACTTCGTGACATATG aTAATTCTGCAAGAATTGGAGGTGTAAAACGGAAGTCTTCTGAGAATAATGGAAGCTTGGTTTCCAAACAAGCAAAATCTTGCTCTGAG GCTTCTCCCAGTATGTGTCCTGTACAGTCTGTTCCCACAACAGCTTTTAAGGAGATCCTGCTTGGCTGTACCGCAGCAACCCCTCCTAGTAAAGACCCAAGACAGCAAAGTACTCCTCAGACTGCCAACTCTCCACCCAACCTTGGAGCAAAGATTCCTCAAGG GTGTCCTAAGCAGAGTTTACCAGAAGAGCTTTCTTCCTGTCTAAACACAAAGCCTGAAGGACTGAGAACAAAACCAGATGTCTGCAGAGCAGGGCTTCCCTCTTCACAGCCTGCTCAGGTTGGGCCTGGAGACCTGAAGATTCTAAGTGAGCGCAGAGTTGGCTGTGACCAACCCAAGATGGACACTGAGCAGGAAGGCCGACTGCAGCCTGCTCCACAGCCACCCCTTGGCCTTCTTAAGGAGGGCTCACCTACAGAAGCTTCTCCCAGGGCAGAAGCGGAAACTGTCAGTACCCCCGAGCTGCAGAAGCACCCAGAACATGCACCTTCCACCTCTGATATCTTTTCAGAGAAGCCAGACGTGAAAGCAGGTGTTAATTGTGATAGCTCTCATAGTTGTTCAGGAAAAATGGTCGAACCTTCAGCTTTAGGTTGCCAGTCTCAGAGTGTAAAGGAGACTTCTGGAAAAGTAGACAACGAAAGCTGTTGTACAAGAAGCAACAATAAAATCCAGAACG taCCAGCCCGGAAGTCAGTTTTGACAGACCCTGCTAAACTCAAGAAGTTGCAGCAGAGCGGTGAGGCCTTTGTGCAGGACGACTCCTGTGTGAACATAGTGGCTCAGCTGCCCAAGTGCCGGGAGTGTCGTCTGGACAGCCTGCGTAAGGACAAAGAGCAGCAGAAGGACTCACCTGTGTTCTGCCGCTTCTTCCACTTCAGGAG GTTGCAATTCAACAAACATGGTGTGTTGCGGGTAGAAGGCTtcttaacaccaaacaaatatGACAGTGAAGCAATTGGCTTGTGGCTACCTCTGACCAGAAATGTCGTTGGGACGGATTTGGACACAGCCAAGTACATCCTGGCCAACATTGGAGACCACTtctgtcaaatggtgatttcTGAAAAGGAAGCTATGTCAACTATTGAGCCACACA GGCAGGTTGCCTGGAAGCGAGCGGTCAAAGGAGTCCGGGAAATGTGTGACGTGTGTGACACCACCATCTTCAACTTGCACTGGGTGTGCCCTCGCTGTGGGTTCGGGGTGTGTGTGGACTGCTACCGCATGAAGAGGAAGAACTGCCAGCAGG GTGCTGCCTACAAGACGTTTTCTTGGCTAAGATGTGTGAAGAGTCAGATACATGAGCCTGAGAACCTGATGCCCACGCAGATCATTCCTGGAAAAG CACTCTACGATGTTGGTGACATTGTGCATTCTGTAAGAGCCAAATGGGGGATAAAGGCAAACTGCCCCTGTTCAAACAGGCAGTTCAAACTCttctcaaagccagcctcaaaggAAGACCTAAAACAG ACTTCCTTAGTTGGCGAAAAACTGACTCTGGGTGCTATGCTCCCGCAGAGCCCCTCAGTGTTGGAGCCGGTGGCCACAAGTGGAGAAGCAGCTTCCAGGCCAGCCTGCAGCGTGAGGCCTGCCTGTCCAGCCAGCACGGCTCCACTCAACTGGCTGGCAGACCTGACCAGCGGGAATGTTAACAAGGAGAACAAGG aaAAACAACCTACAATGccaattttaaagaatgaaatcaaatGCCTTCCACCCCTCCCACCTCTGAGCAAATCCAGCACAGTCCTTCACACCTTTAACAGCACCATCTTGACACCTGTAAGCAACAACAATTCTGGTTTCCTCCGAAATCTCCTGAATTCCTCCTCAGGAAAG ACAGAAAATGGACTCAAGAATACACCAAAAATCCTTGATGACATCTTTGCCTCTTTGGTGCAAAACAAGACTTCCTCTGACTTATCTAAGAGGCCTCAAGGACTGACGATCAAGCCCAGCATTCTGGGCTTTGACACTCCCCACTATTGGCTCTGCGACAACCGCTTGCTGTGCCTGCAGGACCCCAACAACAAGAGCAACTGGAACGTGTTCAGGGAATGCTGGAAACAAGGGCAG CCGGTGATGGTCTCGGGAGTGCACCACAGACTGAATGCTGAACTCTGGAAACCCGAGTCCTTCAGGAAAGAGTTTGGGGAGCAGGAAGTGGATCTCGTGAACTGCAGGACCAACGAAATCATCACGGGAGCCACAGTAGGAGACTTCTGGGACGGCTTTGAGGACGTCCCAA ATCGTTTGAAAAACGAAAAAGAACCGATGGTTTTGAAGCTTAAGGACTGGCCACCAGGAGAAGATTTCAGGGACATGATGCCGTCCAG GTTCGATGACCTGATGGCCAACATTCCGCTGCCCGAGTACACCAGGCGAGACGGCAAATTGAACTTGGCCTCCAGATTGCCAAACTACTTTGTTCGGCCTGATCTGGGTCCCAAGATGTATAATGCTTATG GATTAATCACTCCAGAAGATCGGAAATACGGAACAACAAACCTGCACCTGGACGTTTCTGATGCTGCTAACGTCATGGTCTATGTGGGCATCCCCAAAGGGCAGTGCGAGCAGGAAGAAG AAGTCCTCAGGACCATCCAAGATGGAGACTCCGATGAACTCACTATAAAGCGGTTTATTGAAGGAAAAGAGAAGCCAGGAGCCCTCTGGCACATCTATGCTgcaaaggacacagagaaaataagAGAATTCCTTAAAAAG GTATCAGAAGAGCAAGGTCAAGAGAACCCAGCAGACCATGATCCTATTCATGACCAGAGCTGGTATCTGGACCGATCGTTAAGAAAGCGCCTGCATCAGGAGTATGGGGTGCAGGGCTGGGCTATCGTCCAGTTCCTCGGGGACGTGGTGTTCATCCCAGCAGGAGCTCCGCaccag GTTCACAACTTGTACAGCTGCATCAAAGTGGCCGAGGACTTTGTGTCTCCAGAGCACGTGAAGCACTGCTTCTGGCTCACTCAGGAATTCCGTTATTTGTCGCAGACTCATACTAACCACGAAGACAAATTACAG GTGAAGAATGTCATCTACCATGCGGTGAAAGATGCGGTGGCTATGCTGAAGGCCAGCGAGTCGAGCTTCAGCAGACCTTAG
- the Kdm3a gene encoding lysine-specific demethylase 3A isoform X2, giving the protein MVLTLGESWPVLVGKRFLSLCAADGVDDDWDVQRVAEWPWLAGTVRAVSHPDVSRKDLKVCVEFDGESWRKRRWIEVYSLQRKAFLVEHNLVLAERKSPEISERTIQWPAIVYKPLLDKVGLGSITSVRFLGDQQSVFLSKDLLKPIQDVNNLRLSLTDNQSISKEFQALIVKHLDESHLLKGDKNLVGSEVKIYSLDPSTQWFSATVVNGNPASKTLQVNCEEIPALKIVDPSLIHVEVVHDNFVTYDNSARIGGVKRKSSENNGSLVSKQAKSCSEASPSMCPVQSVPTTAFKEILLGCTAATPPSKDPRQQSTPQTANSPPNLGAKIPQGCPKQSLPEELSSCLNTKPEGLRTKPDVCRAGLPSSQPAQVGPGDLKILSERRVGCDQPKMDTEQEGRLQPAPQPPLGLLKEGSPTEASPRAEAETVSTPELQKHPEHAPSTSDIFSEKPDVKAGVNCDSSHSCSGKMVEPSALGCQSQSVKETSGKVDNESCCTRSNNKIQNVPARKSVLTDPAKLKKLQQSGEAFVQDDSCVNIVAQLPKCRECRLDSLRKDKEQQKDSPVFCRFFHFRRLQFNKHGVLRVEGFLTPNKYDSEAIGLWLPLTRNVVGTDLDTAKYILANIGDHFCQMVISEKEAMSTIEPHRQVAWKRAVKGVREMCDVCDTTIFNLHWVCPRCGFGVCVDCYRMKRKNCQQGAAYKTFSWLRCVKSQIHEPENLMPTQIIPGKALYDVGDIVHSVRAKWGIKANCPCSNRQFKLFSKPASKEDLKQSPSVLEPVATSGEAASRPACSVRPACPASTAPLNWLADLTSGNVNKENKEKQPTMPILKNEIKCLPPLPPLSKSSTVLHTFNSTILTPVSNNNSGFLRNLLNSSSGKTENGLKNTPKILDDIFASLVQNKTSSDLSKRPQGLTIKPSILGFDTPHYWLCDNRLLCLQDPNNKSNWNVFRECWKQGQPVMVSGVHHRLNAELWKPESFRKEFGEQEVDLVNCRTNEIITGATVGDFWDGFEDVPNRLKNEKEPMVLKLKDWPPGEDFRDMMPSRFDDLMANIPLPEYTRRDGKLNLASRLPNYFVRPDLGPKMYNAYGLITPEDRKYGTTNLHLDVSDAANVMVYVGIPKGQCEQEEEVLRTIQDGDSDELTIKRFIEGKEKPGALWHIYAAKDTEKIREFLKKVSEEQGQENPADHDPIHDQSWYLDRSLRKRLHQEYGVQGWAIVQFLGDVVFIPAGAPHQVHNLYSCIKVAEDFVSPEHVKHCFWLTQEFRYLSQTHTNHEDKLQVKNVIYHAVKDAVAMLKASESSFSRP; this is encoded by the exons GTATGTGTCGAGTTTGATGGGGAATCTTGGAGGAAGAGAAGATGGATAGAAGTCTACAGCCTTCAGAGGAAAGCATTTTTGGTAGAACATAATTTGGTTTTGGCTGAACGAAAGTCACCTGAAATTTCTGAACGAACTATTCAGTGGCCTGCAATA gtgtACAAACCTTTGTTGGACAAAGTTGGTTTGGGATCCATAACTTCTGTTCGCTTCCTAGGAGATCAGCAAAGCGTATTTCTTTCCAAAGATCTTTTAAAGCCTATACAG GATGTAAACAATCTTCGGCTTTCCCTTACTGATAATCAGAGCATCAGTAAAGAATTTCAGGCTTTGATTGTGAAACATTTAGATGAAAGCCATCTTTTAAAAG gtgacAAAAACTTAGTTGGTTCAGAAGTAAAAATTTATAGTTTGGACCCATCTACTCAGTGGTTTTCAGCAACTGTTGTGAATGGAAACCCAGCATCTAAAACTCTTCAAGTCAACTGTGAGGAG attccAGCATTGAAAATTGTCGATCCCTCACTGATTCATGTTGAAGTTGTACATGATAACTTCGTGACATATG aTAATTCTGCAAGAATTGGAGGTGTAAAACGGAAGTCTTCTGAGAATAATGGAAGCTTGGTTTCCAAACAAGCAAAATCTTGCTCTGAG GCTTCTCCCAGTATGTGTCCTGTACAGTCTGTTCCCACAACAGCTTTTAAGGAGATCCTGCTTGGCTGTACCGCAGCAACCCCTCCTAGTAAAGACCCAAGACAGCAAAGTACTCCTCAGACTGCCAACTCTCCACCCAACCTTGGAGCAAAGATTCCTCAAGG GTGTCCTAAGCAGAGTTTACCAGAAGAGCTTTCTTCCTGTCTAAACACAAAGCCTGAAGGACTGAGAACAAAACCAGATGTCTGCAGAGCAGGGCTTCCCTCTTCACAGCCTGCTCAGGTTGGGCCTGGAGACCTGAAGATTCTAAGTGAGCGCAGAGTTGGCTGTGACCAACCCAAGATGGACACTGAGCAGGAAGGCCGACTGCAGCCTGCTCCACAGCCACCCCTTGGCCTTCTTAAGGAGGGCTCACCTACAGAAGCTTCTCCCAGGGCAGAAGCGGAAACTGTCAGTACCCCCGAGCTGCAGAAGCACCCAGAACATGCACCTTCCACCTCTGATATCTTTTCAGAGAAGCCAGACGTGAAAGCAGGTGTTAATTGTGATAGCTCTCATAGTTGTTCAGGAAAAATGGTCGAACCTTCAGCTTTAGGTTGCCAGTCTCAGAGTGTAAAGGAGACTTCTGGAAAAGTAGACAACGAAAGCTGTTGTACAAGAAGCAACAATAAAATCCAGAACG taCCAGCCCGGAAGTCAGTTTTGACAGACCCTGCTAAACTCAAGAAGTTGCAGCAGAGCGGTGAGGCCTTTGTGCAGGACGACTCCTGTGTGAACATAGTGGCTCAGCTGCCCAAGTGCCGGGAGTGTCGTCTGGACAGCCTGCGTAAGGACAAAGAGCAGCAGAAGGACTCACCTGTGTTCTGCCGCTTCTTCCACTTCAGGAG GTTGCAATTCAACAAACATGGTGTGTTGCGGGTAGAAGGCTtcttaacaccaaacaaatatGACAGTGAAGCAATTGGCTTGTGGCTACCTCTGACCAGAAATGTCGTTGGGACGGATTTGGACACAGCCAAGTACATCCTGGCCAACATTGGAGACCACTtctgtcaaatggtgatttcTGAAAAGGAAGCTATGTCAACTATTGAGCCACACA GGCAGGTTGCCTGGAAGCGAGCGGTCAAAGGAGTCCGGGAAATGTGTGACGTGTGTGACACCACCATCTTCAACTTGCACTGGGTGTGCCCTCGCTGTGGGTTCGGGGTGTGTGTGGACTGCTACCGCATGAAGAGGAAGAACTGCCAGCAGG GTGCTGCCTACAAGACGTTTTCTTGGCTAAGATGTGTGAAGAGTCAGATACATGAGCCTGAGAACCTGATGCCCACGCAGATCATTCCTGGAAAAG CACTCTACGATGTTGGTGACATTGTGCATTCTGTAAGAGCCAAATGGGGGATAAAGGCAAACTGCCCCTGTTCAAACAGGCAGTTCAAACTCttctcaaagccagcctcaaaggAAGACCTAAAACAG AGCCCCTCAGTGTTGGAGCCGGTGGCCACAAGTGGAGAAGCAGCTTCCAGGCCAGCCTGCAGCGTGAGGCCTGCCTGTCCAGCCAGCACGGCTCCACTCAACTGGCTGGCAGACCTGACCAGCGGGAATGTTAACAAGGAGAACAAGG aaAAACAACCTACAATGccaattttaaagaatgaaatcaaatGCCTTCCACCCCTCCCACCTCTGAGCAAATCCAGCACAGTCCTTCACACCTTTAACAGCACCATCTTGACACCTGTAAGCAACAACAATTCTGGTTTCCTCCGAAATCTCCTGAATTCCTCCTCAGGAAAG ACAGAAAATGGACTCAAGAATACACCAAAAATCCTTGATGACATCTTTGCCTCTTTGGTGCAAAACAAGACTTCCTCTGACTTATCTAAGAGGCCTCAAGGACTGACGATCAAGCCCAGCATTCTGGGCTTTGACACTCCCCACTATTGGCTCTGCGACAACCGCTTGCTGTGCCTGCAGGACCCCAACAACAAGAGCAACTGGAACGTGTTCAGGGAATGCTGGAAACAAGGGCAG CCGGTGATGGTCTCGGGAGTGCACCACAGACTGAATGCTGAACTCTGGAAACCCGAGTCCTTCAGGAAAGAGTTTGGGGAGCAGGAAGTGGATCTCGTGAACTGCAGGACCAACGAAATCATCACGGGAGCCACAGTAGGAGACTTCTGGGACGGCTTTGAGGACGTCCCAA ATCGTTTGAAAAACGAAAAAGAACCGATGGTTTTGAAGCTTAAGGACTGGCCACCAGGAGAAGATTTCAGGGACATGATGCCGTCCAG GTTCGATGACCTGATGGCCAACATTCCGCTGCCCGAGTACACCAGGCGAGACGGCAAATTGAACTTGGCCTCCAGATTGCCAAACTACTTTGTTCGGCCTGATCTGGGTCCCAAGATGTATAATGCTTATG GATTAATCACTCCAGAAGATCGGAAATACGGAACAACAAACCTGCACCTGGACGTTTCTGATGCTGCTAACGTCATGGTCTATGTGGGCATCCCCAAAGGGCAGTGCGAGCAGGAAGAAG AAGTCCTCAGGACCATCCAAGATGGAGACTCCGATGAACTCACTATAAAGCGGTTTATTGAAGGAAAAGAGAAGCCAGGAGCCCTCTGGCACATCTATGCTgcaaaggacacagagaaaataagAGAATTCCTTAAAAAG GTATCAGAAGAGCAAGGTCAAGAGAACCCAGCAGACCATGATCCTATTCATGACCAGAGCTGGTATCTGGACCGATCGTTAAGAAAGCGCCTGCATCAGGAGTATGGGGTGCAGGGCTGGGCTATCGTCCAGTTCCTCGGGGACGTGGTGTTCATCCCAGCAGGAGCTCCGCaccag GTTCACAACTTGTACAGCTGCATCAAAGTGGCCGAGGACTTTGTGTCTCCAGAGCACGTGAAGCACTGCTTCTGGCTCACTCAGGAATTCCGTTATTTGTCGCAGACTCATACTAACCACGAAGACAAATTACAG GTGAAGAATGTCATCTACCATGCGGTGAAAGATGCGGTGGCTATGCTGAAGGCCAGCGAGTCGAGCTTCAGCAGACCTTAG